From Brachionichthys hirsutus isolate HB-005 chromosome 2, CSIRO-AGI_Bhir_v1, whole genome shotgun sequence, one genomic window encodes:
- the LOC137908088 gene encoding activin receptor type-1B-like, with product MSLKRVAPALLALLGLAAAGNALRCNCTNCEKTGYVCETDGACMTSTYFIQGKEQHVRICIDQDRLLPPGQPFYCLSAEGFLNTHCCYENYCNSIDLKVSVPTKEGHWSGSGGSWGPVELVAVIAGPVFLLCVLLMVGVFLFQYHQRAYSHRQRLEVEDPSCEHLYLAKDKTLQDLIYDMSTSGSGSGLPLFVQRTVARTIVLQEIIGKGRFGEVWRGKWRGGDVAVKIFSSREERSWFREAEIYQTIMLRHENILGFIAADNKDNGTWTQLWLVSDYHEHGSLFDYLNRYSVTIEGMIKLALSAASGLAHLHMEILGTQGKPGIAHRDLKSKNILVKKNGMCAIADLGLAVRHESTTDTIDIAPNQRVGTKRYMAPEVLDESINMKHFDSFKCADIYALGLVYWEIARRCNAGGIHEEYQLPYYDLVPSDPSIEEMRKVVRDQKLRPNVPNWWQSYESLRVMGKIMRECWYANGAARLTALRIKKTLSQLSVEEDIKM from the exons CGCTACGCTGTAACTGCACAAACTGTGAGAAGACGGGCTACGTGTGCGAAACGGACGGTGCCTGCATGACCTCCACGTATTTCATCCAGGGGAAGGAGCAACACGTACGGATCTGTATCGACCAGGACAGGTTGCTTCCTCCTGGACAACCCTTCTACTGCCTGAGTGCTGAAGGATTCCTCAACACTCATTGCTGCTATGAAAATTACTGCAACAGTATTGATCTGAAAGTCTCTG TCCCAACCAAGGAGGGGCACTGGTCAGGCTCGGGCGGCTCTTGGGGACCAGTGGAGCTGGTGGCAGTCATCGCCGGCCCGGTGTTCCTTCTCTGTGTGCTGCTGATGGTCGGCGTGTTCCTATTCCAGTATCACCAGAGGGCATACAGCCACAGGCAGAGGCTGGAAGTAGAAGACCCGTCCTGCGAGCATCTATATCTGGCCAAGGACAAGACCCTGCAGGACCTCATCTATGACATGTCCACATCCGGATCAGGCTCTG gtttGCCCTTGTTCGTCCAGCGGACGGTGGCTAGAACCATCGTGCTGCAGGAGATAATAGGAAAAGGCCGCTTTGGTGAGGTGTGGAGAGGGAAATGGAGGGGAGGAGACGTGGCAGTGAAAATCTTTTCGTCTCGAGAAGAGCGCTCCTGGTTCAGAGAGGCTGAAATCTACCAGACAATAATGCTGCGCCATGAAAACATCCTCGGATTCATTGCTGCAGACAATAAAG ACAACGGCACGTGGACTCAGCTGTGGCTGGTGTCGGACTACCACGAGCACGGCTCTCTGTTCGACTACCTGAACCGATACTCTGTCACCATTGAGGGCATGATCAAACTGGCTCTGTCTGCCGCCAGCGGCCTGGCGCATCTACACATGGAGATCCTCGGCACTCAGG GTAAACCAGGCATTGCTCACCGGGACCTCAAGTCTAAAAATATCCTGGTTAAGAAAAATGGCATGTGTGCCATAGCTGACCTCGGCCTGGCGGTCCGCCACGAGTCCACCACAGACACAATCGACATCGCCCCGAACCAACGCGTCGGCACGAAGAg GTACATGGCTCCAGAAGTCCTGGACGAAAGCATCAACATGAAACACTTTGATTCCTTCAAGTGTGCTGATATCTACGCGTTGGGCCTCGTGTACTGGGAGATTGCACGTCGCTGCAACGCAGGAG gTATCCACGAGGAGTATCAGCTGCCCTACTACGACCTTGTGCCCTCTGACCCATCCATAGAGGAAATGAGGAAGGTGGTGCGTGACCAGAAGCTGAGGCCCAATGTGCCCAACTGGTGGCAGAGCTACGAG TCCCTGCGAGTGATGGGTAAGATCATGAGGGAGTGCTGGTATGCAAACGGGGCAGCCAGGCTGACGGCCCTGCGTATCAAGAAGACCCTGTCTCAGCTCAGCGTGGAGGAGGACATCAAGATGTGA